The Armigeres subalbatus isolate Guangzhou_Male unplaced genomic scaffold, GZ_Asu_2 Contig41, whole genome shotgun sequence DNA segment CGGGAAATAGTGGAACTGGATGGCCAAATATACATCCTTCTCAGACTATGCGATACTGTATGCTACGACGAATTCTTACAAGCTTATGAAATTCAAGTGAGTGAAGTAGATAGCTTCATCAGTATAGAGGATATTTTTAAACATACGACATTTTCATTTTGGAAGAAGTACGATAATCCTACAAAATACATCTCGAGACGATTCTACAATCAAGATTATTAACAAGTATTCATATCACCTCGCagttttttcatataaattataAGGTACGTTATAGCAACACTTACTCAATTTGGCAAGCAAGCATCTTGTTTTCATTCATCCTCACTATAAAACACTGTTTCATTCATCatattcgtaaaaaaaaaacatccacaAGTTCTCCAATGTATCCAATAAACAAGTAAAGTCATCTTATTTGCCGTTTCTGTTTGCACTATTCTACAATGACTCAATACAGAGTGGTAGTTTTCATCAAAGCAGTCATGAAATAAATTTCTTGTCACCTTGTATGTACCACTGTGCAggggttcatcaaattcactcacccaaTGGATTCTGACATTTGAGCGGGGccactcgaacaaaagttcattttgcgttaatTATACTACCCACTGAAACGTCATATTTTCTtcgggagttcattttgcgttagtctacaTTAGAGTATGTTTGGTGTTTGCACCGTTTGCACGAATCAAGTGAAGAccatttctcgcgtgatttttgaaaacgtcgtaagtcattcatgtttgtttacaaacgtTAATTGCAGTAGAGTTTAGGTTAGCAACAGCTCCATCGTTACGACTGATCCATATCCATGGTATCCACATCACAGTTTGTATCCTTGTCGCGGTGATCAGCAGTGAGATGTATTCAAAACACCGGGTCTACGTTGATAGGATTGTCGTGGATGTTTATTACCAGTGAATTGAACCGGACGCATCTACCCGTTTTCGTTTATACGCTAGAAAGCATTGTGTCCAACGTGTTTGTAATTATGACCTTGTTGACTGTGGATTTTCATGATCAATCTTCGCAACGCAGCTGTCGTGGAGTCCATAATTATTTAATGCACGAAACCATTCTACTAGTGTACTTTATAGTCATATTACTGAATATATACTTGTTGTCATTCCCGTTCAATGTACGGCATCTCCAACGACCAAtgtcttattatttatttattcagactaaggccgaagtggcctgtgcggtatgtaagagtcttctccattcggctcgctCCATGGcagcacgtcgccagccacgcagtctacggagggtccgcaagtcatcttccacctgatcgatccaccttgcccgctgcgcacctcgccttcttgtgcccgtcggatcgttgtcgagaaccattttcaccgggttattgtccgacattctggctacgtgcccggcccaccgcagtcgtccgattttcgcggtgtgaacgatggatggttctcccaacagctgatgcaactcgtggttcattcgcctcctccatgtaccgtccgccatctgcaccccaccatagatggtacgcagcactttcctttcgaaaactccgagtgcgcgttggtcctccacgagcatcgtccaggtctcgtgtccgtagaggactaccggtctaatgagcgttttgtagatggtcagtttggtacggcggcgaaatctattcgatcgaagcgtcttgcggagtccaaagtatgcacgatttccagccactatacgcctccgaatttctctgctggtatcattttcggcagtcaccagtgagcccaagtacacaaattcttctaccacctcgatttcatcaccaccgatgccaactcgcggtgggtggctcacattgtcttctcttgaacctcttcctatcatgtacttcgtcttcgacgtgttgatgactagtccaatccgcttggcttccctcttcagtctgatgtaggcttcctccatcttctcaaagttacgtgccataatatctatgtcgtcagcgaagccaaatagctggacggacttattgagaattgtgccactcgtgttaatccctgctcttcgtattacccttccaaagcgatgttgaatagcagacacgaaagaccatcaccttgccgtaaccctctgcgggtttcgaagggactcgagaatgcccctgaaactcgaactacgcacatcacccgatccatcgtcgctttgatcaaccgtgtcagtttatccggaaatccgttttcgtgcattagctgccatagctggtcccgatcgattgtatcatatgcggctttgaagtcgatgaatagatgatgtgtgggcacgttgtattcgcggcacttctgcagtacttggcgaatggcaaacacctggtccgtggtggagcgttcgcccataaaacccgcctggtactgccccacgaactcccttgcagttggtgctagtcgacggcataaaatttgggagagtaccttgtaggcggcattcagcaatgtgattgcgcggtagttgctacaatctagcttatcgccctttttgtagatgggacacacgacaccttccatccactcctgcggcaaaacttcctcctcccaaatcttggtaatgacccagtgcagcgctctagccagtgcctcaccaccgtgtttaaattgctctcctggtagttggtcaaccccagaggctttgttgttcttcagccgaccaatctcctcctggatttcctggagatccggggccggtagaattatgtcctgcgcgcgttcccctaggtccatcaccataccgccatcttcgtctgccacatcgccattcaggtgctcttcgtagtgctgccgccacctttggatcacctcacgctcgttcgtaagaaggttcccgtttatgtccttacacatatcgggctgtggcacgtggcccttacgtgaacggttcaacttctcatagaactttcgtgtgttattagtgcggtatagttgctccgtctcttcacggtctcgatcttcctgttgacgctttttcctccggaaaatcgagttttgtctgttccgcgcctgtttatatcgtgcctcattcgctctcgtgcggtgttgcagcaatctcgcccatgctgcattcttctcttctactaactgctcacattcgccgtcataccagtcgtttctccgatccgggggcaccgtgccaagtgcagcggttgcggtgctaccaatggcggatcgaatatctctccagccatcttcaagagacgctgcgcctagctgctcttccgttgggagtgccacttccagctgctgcgcgtattcttgggctagtctaccgtcttgtagccgcccaatattaagccgcggcgtccgacttcgacgcgtgttgtacaccgtcgagagttttgagcgcaggcaaactgcaacgaggtagtggtcggattcaatattcgcactgcggtaagtgcggacgttcgtgatgtcggagaagaatttaccgtcgattagaacgtggtcgatttggttttccgtttcttggttaggtgatctccatgtggctttgtggatattttgcggggaaagaaggtgcttcggactaccattccgcgggaggctgcgaagtttatgcatcgttggccgttgtcattcgatacggtgtgcagactatccggtccgatgaccggtctatacatttcctcccttcctacctgcgcgttcatgtcaccgatgacgattttgacgtcccgcagtgggcatccatcgtatgtctgctccagctgtgcgtagaacgcttctttctcgtcgtcgggtctcccttcgtgtgggcagtgcacgttgatgatgctatagttgaagaaacggcctttaatcctcagcttgcacatccttgcgttgattggctgccacccaatcacgcgttggcgcatctttcccagcactatgaagccggttcccagctcgttggtggtgccacagctttggtagaaggtagccgcccgatgcccgcttttccacaccttctgtcctgtccagcaaatctcctgcagcgccacgacgtcgaagttgcggggatgtaattcatcgtagatcatcctgtcgcaacctgcgaaacctagcgacttgcagttccatgttccaagcttccaatcgtgatcctttattcgtcgcctaggtctttgccgattatatcgagtcgcattatctcttatattgttcgtaattattggttctccaggcggcttattgggcctgcgcaaacctcctgtctcgccggagggccgtcgtgtcagggctgtttagcgtcccacctaacaccaggacttgggcttgtgcgctttgagcggcacacggtcgctttggcggagcctacttgcggatacatgcagctttttatagaggtttaacagggcccactgtcaaaccccaccacatcctaggcaggcgccacaactcgcagatggcctggggagggatcgtcaagcccttggacaaagtccctgctgcccccaatgtCCGTCGTAAGTTTTCTCatcttaaaatattcatttgagTGACCTTACCTTCGACATTTTTTCCTAATCGTCATATCAATCATCGGTTTGAGATTGATCAGTACTTTCTGTGACTAGAAATTAGTAAAGCATTAGTTTAAAAAttactgttttctgttttcttttcaGTGAATGAAGGAATTGACGACCTGCAAACTTTCCTCGAACTAGACAGCGGTGATTTTGCACGTCTTAAGCTTTGCACCAAGGTCATCAAGTTCATCCAACGTGTGCAGAAGGAATTTTACGATGATCCAGTACTTGAAGAAAGACTTGAGGAGTGTGACGAGGATGTTCTAGATGAAGTTCCAAGCGCTGTAGAAGAACCTGACGAGACACAGTACGAGGAAACAACGCCGGATGGTAGTAATGACTACCGAGGAATTGTTCTACAAACAGTAAGTGTATTGAATCACGTATTTGGGATGTTTTTTCTTTCATAAAGGGTCTTATGAGGGTATGAGCAATGTTGAGTAGTATTTCCCTATGTTGCATTGATGTATCTGATGATACGAGAAACCATTAAATTATTATTCTTTGTTTTAGATCATTGACGTAAACGTTATTTTCAAACGCACTTCAAATGGTAGAGAAATCATCGAGCTACTAAAGGAAGGACTCAAACCGAATGACAGCTGTATGAGTGCAATTAAACGGATTCTATGTGATTACCTTAAATCAGCATTTGGATTGTAAGTTCATTAACATTTTTTGTGATCTAATGAAACAATAACTTTAAAACTTTTAGGCGTCCGTCGGCTTACCACAAAAACTTGCTCGCTAAGAGTCTTGTCCACACTTATCCGGCACTGTCGTCAACAACATTGGATGTGCCGCAAGCTTTGTGGTTCCATCCCAATGGCCGGGGTAAACATCGCCACAGTGGACGCTTGCATTACCATATGGAATACTTAGCAAGGACCTCAGGCAATCGTATCATCAACCGACGTAAACTGCAAGTCGAGGAGatcaaaattgaagaaaatgattCAGGAATATGTTCAGCACAAGACATTGACCTGGACGCAGTGGTTAGTATGGATTAATTTTGATATGGGTAATGTATTATGGACTagtaaattacgtaacgtttcAGTGGTAGAAAGTGGTTCAGGTTTGAATTCATACTAATAAATCAAatcatccatacaaaaagtgttacgaagtGAACGGAATGGGTCTGACATTGCACACTcctgcgttacgtaatttatgaacgGGTCTTTTTTGTGGTTGAGATAAACTGGCCTCTTTCGTTCTAATTTTCGTTATTTGTCGTATACTGAAATTATCAATAACTTTCTTTACAGACTCAAGAACTAAAATTCCTTTGTCCAGGACCAAATACGAAACTACGCGCAGAAGAACTTTGGCATCTAACCTTCCATGAACGTCAGGATTTACgcctaaaaaaaacattcttcaccTATCTCGAGACGTATCCGGTTGCAACCGCATTTAATGGTTGTATGGTAAGCATATATACTTGGCATTGGGATCTTCTGTTTCTTAACGTTTCATGGTGCAATATTCGAAATGTTGTTCAAAACATGAAGCGTGCATCACTAAAATAATTACCTTAAAAGCATTTAACAACAAAAGCTAACATTTTAACcagacatatttttttatttacagattttgttggaatttcgTACAATGCATCCGAACGCACCTGACTTCACAAAAAAACTGATTTGCAACCAAAATTTATATCGCGCTATTGCGAGCTCTTCAAATACGTGAAAGATggtaaaatgaaattaattggAATCTGATGACAAATAATTTCACCTACAATAACATTTTTCGATTTTATTCGAATGCTCATGATCGTGCGGCAGAAAAGTCCAAGCCGTGGAGCAAAGCGAACTCGAGATGCAGATTCAACGAAAGATAACATTCTGAAGGGAATTGTAGAATGGATTAAGGTAtgtgtttattttttcttatgATAGCCCAAATTATTTAATGAAATTATTTAGCGAGTCAATTGGCCAAACTTAAATAGTCCTTTGTGATT contains these protein-coding regions:
- the LOC134204120 gene encoding uncharacterized protein LOC134204120, translating into MERMKAGQKTFKKQLAVMGMEMADLSTSKVPKVEADPEERQNATEDDVDSVEEDENADDKVFFEIIEPELTTGEGNQIARFAEDYEAGVNEGIDDLQTFLELDSGDFARLKLCTKVIKFIQRVQKEFYDDPVLEERLEECDEDVLDEVPSAVEEPDETQYEETTPDGSNDYRGIVLQTIIDVNVIFKRTSNGREIIELLKEGLKPNDSCMSAIKRILCDYLKSAFGLRPSAYHKNLLAKSLVHTYPALSSTTLDVPQALWFHPNGRGKHRHSGRLHYHMEYLARTSGNRIINRRKLQVEEIKIEENDSGICSAQDIDLDAVTQELKFLCPGPNTKLRAEELWHLTFHERQDLRLKKTFFTYLETYPVATAFNGCMILLEFRTMHPNAPDFTKKLICNQNLYRAIASSSNT